In Methanomassiliicoccus sp., one DNA window encodes the following:
- a CDS encoding sodium-dependent transporter translates to MTEKWSSGLTFILAAIGSAVGIGNIWRFSSVLGQNGGGAYLVPYLIAVFLFAVPLMMLELAVGRRLKKDVVSSFSFVRSKFKPLGWIISIVLFLLMSYYLVITGWTLAYVLFSISGTEPQFSEFISSYLPILFFIIAAVLSGLVVSLGVKGGIEKIVTAVIPLSFIILITLAIYATTLDGFNAGVDFLFTPDLSVLSRADLWSAAFGQAFFSLSVGYGILITYGGYLERNVSIPRSSMIITFADLSVAILAGLVIFPIAFTVGLEPSLGAELAFVTLPIAFDSIPSGNILAIAFFTLLFFAALTSAISMLEVNVTVVMEKLRISRKRTAAYLTLGAIAVGMFSALSYSQAELMVGGMRILDLMDETVGSYGLPLAGVLISLVFSWYLDRKEITAEIGERWGSIIIMLTRYVVPVVLIAVTLLSLVQIASG, encoded by the coding sequence TTGACGGAGAAGTGGTCGTCCGGTCTCACCTTTATCCTCGCCGCCATCGGCTCCGCCGTGGGCATAGGGAACATCTGGCGGTTCTCTTCTGTCCTGGGTCAGAACGGTGGCGGTGCATACCTTGTCCCCTATCTGATCGCTGTCTTCCTGTTCGCCGTCCCGCTGATGATGTTAGAGCTGGCTGTGGGGAGGCGTCTGAAAAAGGATGTAGTCTCCTCCTTCTCCTTTGTCAGGTCGAAGTTCAAACCCCTGGGATGGATCATCTCCATAGTCCTGTTCCTCCTGATGAGCTACTACCTGGTCATCACCGGTTGGACCCTGGCCTACGTCCTATTCTCCATTTCCGGGACCGAACCCCAGTTCTCCGAGTTCATATCGTCATATCTGCCAATCTTATTCTTCATCATAGCAGCGGTCCTCTCCGGCCTGGTGGTATCACTTGGCGTCAAGGGGGGGATCGAGAAGATAGTCACAGCGGTCATCCCATTGTCCTTCATCATCCTCATCACGCTGGCCATATACGCGACCACCCTGGACGGGTTCAATGCAGGTGTGGACTTCCTCTTCACCCCTGACCTCTCCGTCCTGTCACGGGCCGACCTATGGAGCGCTGCCTTTGGCCAGGCGTTCTTCTCCCTATCGGTGGGTTACGGGATCCTGATCACCTACGGCGGCTATCTGGAGCGTAACGTGAGCATACCTCGGTCATCCATGATAATCACCTTCGCGGACCTATCGGTCGCCATACTCGCCGGGCTAGTCATCTTCCCCATCGCCTTCACCGTGGGGCTGGAACCATCGCTGGGGGCGGAGCTTGCCTTCGTCACTCTTCCCATCGCCTTCGACAGCATCCCGTCCGGGAACATACTGGCCATAGCGTTCTTTACTCTCCTGTTCTTTGCAGCCCTTACCTCTGCCATATCCATGCTGGAGGTCAATGTGACAGTGGTCATGGAAAAGCTGAGGATATCCCGCAAACGGACCGCTGCCTACCTCACCCTAGGGGCCATCGCGGTGGGGATGTTCTCTGCCCTGAGCTACAGCCAGGCCGAGCTGATGGTCGGTGGGATGAGGATTTTGGACCTGATGGACGAGACTGTGGGAAGCTATGGGCTCCCCTTGGCGGGCGTCCTCATTTCCTTGGTCTTCTCCTGGTACCTTGACAGGAAGGAGATCACCGCAGAGATCGGTGAGCGATGGGGGAGCATCATCATCATGCTGACCCGATACGTCGTTCCCGTGGTCCTGATAGCCGTCACCCTGCTGAGCCTGGTTCAGATCGCCTCCGGCTGA
- a CDS encoding CBS domain-containing protein yields the protein MVEVEKSFQDTLVGDVYEIIVQEPVVIRQGTRIKDAIEEMLRNPASHVVYVVDDDMKLIGAITTAALLELIGYKVGVKGASALSFYRFMRDTLGDEIKDVVQKMTVVRRETKITDALNLMIKNRWDALPVVDDKDRLVGELVSLELFHKGKDLFK from the coding sequence ATGGTCGAGGTCGAGAAGAGCTTTCAGGATACATTGGTCGGAGATGTCTACGAAATCATTGTCCAAGAGCCAGTGGTGATAAGGCAGGGGACGAGGATAAAGGACGCCATCGAGGAGATGCTCCGTAATCCAGCGTCACACGTCGTCTACGTTGTGGACGACGATATGAAGCTTATTGGTGCAATCACTACGGCGGCCCTGCTGGAATTGATCGGGTATAAGGTGGGGGTCAAGGGTGCGAGCGCCCTGTCCTTCTACCGCTTCATGCGCGACACGCTTGGGGACGAGATCAAGGATGTGGTCCAGAAAATGACCGTAGTCAGAAGGGAGACCAAGATCACCGATGCCCTGAATTTGATGATCAAGAACAGGTGGGACGCCCTGCCCGTGGTGGATGATAAAGACAGGTTGGTGGGTGAGCTGGTCAGCTTGGAGCTTTTCCATAAGGGCAAGGACCTCTTCAAGTGA